One segment of Pseudomonas sp. FP2196 DNA contains the following:
- a CDS encoding PilT/PilU family type 4a pilus ATPase: MEIDALLSRLSNLQGSDLFLSTAAPPSVRVDGVLTALGEQPFKPGEIAAMAASLMDAEQRREFDRDLEMNLAISRPGIGRFRVNIFKQRNDVSIVIRNVKLDIPRFEDLKLPPVLLETVMLKQGLILFVGATDSGKSTSLAALIDHRNRHSTGHIITIEDPIEYIHRHRLSIINQREVGVDTRSFHAALKNTLRQAPDVVLIGEIRDRETMEHALAFAETGHLVLSTLHANNANQALDRIINMFAEERRAQLLHALGSHLKAFVSQRLVRTLDGQRRAAVEVMLGTPTVADLIRRNELGELKAIMEKSAELGMQTFDAALFALVVEGVISEEEALNHADSVNNLRLRLKLHDDGVPGPPPSASGEWGLVD; encoded by the coding sequence ATGGAAATCGATGCACTGTTATCTCGTTTGTCCAACTTACAGGGGTCTGACCTGTTCCTGTCTACCGCCGCGCCGCCCAGTGTAAGAGTAGACGGTGTACTGACGGCGCTCGGCGAACAACCCTTCAAACCCGGCGAAATTGCCGCCATGGCGGCCTCATTGATGGACGCCGAGCAGCGCCGGGAGTTCGACCGGGATCTGGAAATGAACCTGGCGATCTCACGACCCGGGATTGGCCGCTTTCGGGTCAATATCTTCAAGCAGCGCAACGATGTGTCGATCGTCATTCGCAATGTAAAACTCGACATTCCGCGTTTCGAAGACTTGAAACTGCCGCCGGTGCTCCTCGAAACCGTGATGCTCAAACAGGGATTGATCCTGTTTGTCGGCGCCACCGACTCGGGCAAGTCGACCTCGCTGGCAGCCTTGATCGATCACCGCAACCGCCACAGCACCGGGCACATCATTACTATCGAAGACCCGATCGAGTACATCCATCGACACAGGCTGTCGATCATCAATCAGCGGGAAGTCGGCGTCGACACCCGCAGCTTTCATGCAGCGCTGAAAAACACCCTGCGCCAGGCGCCGGACGTCGTGCTGATCGGAGAAATCCGTGACCGCGAAACCATGGAACACGCCTTGGCATTTGCCGAAACCGGGCATCTGGTGCTTTCCACGTTGCACGCCAACAACGCCAATCAGGCGCTGGATCGGATTATCAATATGTTTGCCGAAGAGCGGCGTGCGCAGCTGTTGCATGCGTTGGGGAGCCACCTTAAAGCGTTTGTATCGCAACGACTGGTACGCACTCTGGACGGGCAGCGCAGAGCGGCGGTCGAGGTGATGCTGGGTACGCCGACGGTCGCGGATCTGATTCGCCGTAACGAGTTGGGGGAACTGAAGGCGATCATGGAGAAGTCTGCCGAGCTTGGGATGCAGACGTTTGATGCGGCGCTGTTTGCGTTGGTCGTGGAAGGTGTCATCAGCGAGGAGGAGGCGCTCAACCATGCCGACTCAGTGAACAACCTGCGTCTGCGCCTGAAACTGCATGATGATGGGGTGCCTGGGCCGCCGCCATCCGCTTCGGGGGAGTGGGGGTTGGTGGATTAG
- a CDS encoding PAS domain-containing protein encodes MNAVPTNDDAQALIARTDWSRSPLGAAGTWPQSLRTAVDIVIHSPMPMLLLWGPQLTQIYNNGFALLAGSKHPHAFGQPAHLIWPELRDFTDPIYSAVLQGQVRTYSERRFTLQRDGKDTDFWLDLTYSPIRDETAQVAGILVTAIETNERRRIALELQQRSDDSLKAQRETEERLQLALAATDAVGTWDWDIGEDRFIADAHFAQLHGIDPSRAAQLPISDYLHGVHPEDRALVARSIKHCITHGTEYAEEYRLLLPGGEQRWVFARGRCYKDHHGRPVRFLGAALDLTERKQTEQALRQSQTELQLIINAMPILISYVDHEERFRLNNAAYLDWYGLTPQELYGRTIREVIGEEAYFLRLPYIAEALAGRPCSFSLYTPHRDGSARHALMNYLPRHGSDGSVNGFYIFVIDESERKKTEEALRNLNETLEERVSARTEQLAQANQRLQNEMFERERAEDALRHAQKMEAVGQLTGGIAHDFNNMLTGIIGSLDLMQRYIANGRASEIGRFTEAAVASANRAAALTHRLLAFSRRQSLDRKQLNVNELIHSLEDLIRRTKGDPIDLKLTLADDLWPVSTDVSQLENALLNLVINARDAMPEGGELLIETANVYLDGSDITTLEPVKAGDYLMLAVSDNGTGMTPSVRSKAFDPFFTTKPIGQGTGLGLSMIYGFAQQSGGHVSLDSLPGQGTCVRLYLPRMVGLEAERLPVESTEPQPATATGESVVVVEDDPAVRMLVLDLLKELGYQAHEAEDARVALPLLESDLRVDLLVTDVGLPGMNGRQLAEIARQHRPGLKVLFMTGYAQKAAERQGFLEDGMDMVAKPFSIELLAGKIRAMISQTS; translated from the coding sequence ATGAACGCTGTACCGACCAACGACGACGCGCAGGCACTGATCGCCCGCACCGACTGGAGCCGCAGTCCACTGGGCGCGGCAGGAACCTGGCCGCAGAGCCTGCGTACCGCGGTGGATATCGTGATTCACTCGCCGATGCCGATGCTGTTGTTGTGGGGGCCGCAACTCACGCAAATTTATAACAACGGCTTCGCCCTGCTCGCCGGCAGCAAACATCCCCACGCTTTCGGACAGCCTGCGCACCTTATATGGCCGGAACTTCGAGACTTCACTGACCCGATATACAGCGCCGTCCTGCAAGGCCAGGTACGCACCTACAGTGAACGACGCTTCACCCTGCAGCGCGACGGTAAAGACACCGACTTCTGGCTCGACCTCACTTACAGCCCGATTCGCGACGAAACCGCGCAAGTGGCGGGCATCCTGGTCACAGCCATCGAAACCAACGAACGCCGGCGTATCGCCCTGGAGTTGCAACAGCGCTCCGACGATAGCCTCAAGGCTCAGCGCGAAACCGAAGAGCGCTTGCAACTGGCCCTCGCCGCGACAGATGCCGTCGGTACCTGGGACTGGGATATCGGCGAAGACCGCTTCATTGCCGACGCCCACTTCGCCCAGTTGCACGGCATTGATCCATCACGCGCCGCGCAGTTGCCTATCAGTGATTACCTGCACGGCGTGCATCCCGAAGACCGCGCACTGGTCGCCCGCAGCATCAAACACTGCATCACCCATGGCACCGAATACGCCGAGGAATATCGTTTGTTGCTGCCCGGTGGCGAACAACGCTGGGTGTTTGCCCGCGGCCGCTGTTACAAGGATCACCATGGCCGCCCCGTGCGCTTCCTCGGTGCGGCACTGGATCTGACCGAGCGCAAGCAAACCGAACAGGCGTTGCGCCAGAGCCAGACCGAGTTGCAGCTGATCATCAACGCCATGCCGATACTGATCAGCTATGTCGACCACGAAGAACGCTTTCGCCTGAACAATGCGGCCTATCTGGATTGGTACGGTCTGACCCCGCAAGAGTTGTACGGTCGCACCATTCGCGAAGTGATCGGCGAAGAGGCCTACTTCCTGCGCTTGCCGTACATCGCCGAGGCGCTGGCGGGTCGGCCCTGTTCGTTCAGCCTCTACACCCCGCACCGCGATGGCAGCGCCCGCCACGCGCTGATGAATTACCTGCCGCGCCACGGTTCGGACGGTTCGGTCAACGGTTTCTACATCTTTGTGATCGACGAATCCGAGCGCAAGAAAACCGAAGAAGCCCTGCGTAACCTCAATGAAACCCTTGAGGAGCGTGTCAGCGCCCGCACCGAGCAGTTGGCCCAGGCCAATCAGCGTTTGCAGAACGAAATGTTCGAACGCGAGCGCGCTGAAGATGCGTTGCGCCATGCGCAGAAGATGGAGGCGGTCGGTCAGCTTACCGGCGGCATTGCCCACGACTTCAACAACATGCTCACCGGGATCATCGGCAGCCTCGACCTGATGCAGCGCTACATCGCCAACGGTCGCGCCAGCGAGATCGGCCGCTTTACCGAAGCTGCCGTCGCCTCGGCGAACCGTGCAGCAGCCTTGACTCACCGGTTGCTGGCGTTCTCGCGGCGGCAATCGCTGGATCGCAAGCAACTGAACGTCAACGAACTCATTCACTCGCTGGAAGACCTGATCCGCCGCACCAAGGGCGATCCAATCGACCTCAAGTTAACGTTGGCCGATGACTTGTGGCCGGTGAGCACTGACGTCAGTCAATTGGAAAACGCCCTGTTGAATCTGGTGATCAACGCCCGCGATGCCATGCCTGAGGGCGGAGAGTTGCTGATCGAAACTGCAAACGTCTATCTCGACGGCAGTGATATCACCACCCTCGAACCGGTCAAGGCCGGCGATTACCTGATGCTCGCGGTCAGCGACAACGGCACGGGAATGACGCCATCGGTCAGGTCAAAGGCGTTCGACCCCTTCTTCACCACCAAGCCGATCGGCCAGGGCACCGGGCTTGGCCTGTCGATGATTTACGGTTTTGCCCAGCAATCGGGTGGGCATGTCAGCCTTGACAGCTTGCCCGGCCAAGGCACCTGCGTGCGTCTGTACTTGCCGCGAATGGTTGGCCTGGAAGCGGAACGTCTGCCAGTCGAGTCCACCGAGCCGCAACCGGCCACGGCCACCGGTGAATCCGTGGTGGTGGTCGAAGACGACCCGGCGGTGCGCATGCTGGTACTCGATCTGCTCAAGGAGTTGGGGTATCAGGCGCACGAAGCCGAGGACGCCCGGGTTGCTCTGCCGTTGCTCGAATCCGATCTACGCGTGGACCTGCTGGTCACCGACGTCGGCCTGCCGGGCATGAATGGTCGGCAACTGGCGGAAATCGCCCGTCAGCATCGCCCGGGCCTCAAAGTATTGTTCATGACCGGTTATGCGCAAAAAGCCGCCGAACGCCAGGGCTTTCTCGAGGACGGCATGGACATGGTGGCGAAACCGTTTTCCATCGAGCTATTGGCCGGCAAGATCCGTGCGATGATCAGCCAAACCTCTTGA
- a CDS encoding peptidylprolyl isomerase produces the protein MKAQARHILVKTAEEAEQLKQRIAKGEAFDVLAKKFSTCPSGKRGGDLGEVRPGQMVGAIDAVIFKKPLRTVHGPIKSKFGYHLVQVFYRD, from the coding sequence ATGAAAGCCCAAGCCCGCCACATTCTGGTGAAAACCGCCGAAGAAGCAGAACAGCTCAAACAACGTATCGCCAAGGGTGAAGCGTTTGATGTGTTGGCCAAGAAATTTTCAACCTGCCCGTCCGGCAAGCGCGGCGGTGATCTGGGTGAAGTGCGGCCGGGGCAGATGGTGGGGGCGATTGATGCGGTGATTTTCAAGAAGCCGCTGCGTACGGTGCACGGGCCGATCAAGAGCAAGTTTGGTTATCACCTGGTGCAGGTGTTTTACCGCGATTGA
- a CDS encoding sugar kinase, whose translation MTTLSPLGPNTPRIALIGECMIELQQRADGSLQQSFGGDTLNTAVYLSRALGDKAQVDYVTALGDDSFSDAMCQIWTSEGIGLDLVQRLPGRLPGLYCIQTDANGERRFLYWRNEAAVRDCFTTPAAEPILAALPDYDVLYFSGITLAVLGAQGRERLIQVLIEARQRDARIVFDNNYRPRLWASQADAQAAYRSVLPHVDLALLTVDDEQALFGFADCDAVFDAYAQIGTPEVVLKRGAEACLIRCDGDTFEVPAQKVEKVVDTTAAGDSFSAAYLASRLLGGSPVEAAEAGHRLASQVIQVPGALIPKT comes from the coding sequence ATGACCACCCTCAGCCCCTTGGGCCCCAACACCCCACGCATCGCCCTGATCGGCGAATGCATGATCGAACTTCAGCAGCGCGCTGACGGCAGCCTGCAGCAAAGCTTTGGCGGCGACACACTCAACACTGCCGTCTACCTGTCTCGCGCCCTGGGCGACAAGGCTCAGGTCGATTACGTCACGGCGCTGGGCGATGACAGTTTCAGCGACGCCATGTGCCAGATCTGGACCAGCGAAGGTATTGGCCTAGACCTGGTGCAGCGCCTGCCCGGTCGCTTGCCGGGCTTGTATTGCATCCAGACTGACGCCAACGGCGAACGGCGCTTTCTCTACTGGCGCAACGAAGCGGCCGTGCGCGATTGCTTCACCACCCCGGCCGCCGAGCCGATTCTGGCCGCGTTGCCGGATTACGACGTGCTGTATTTCAGCGGCATTACCTTGGCTGTGCTCGGTGCGCAGGGCCGCGAACGATTGATTCAGGTGCTGATCGAAGCGCGTCAGCGGGATGCACGGATTGTCTTCGACAATAACTACCGACCCCGTTTGTGGGCGTCACAGGCAGACGCGCAGGCGGCCTATCGCAGCGTGTTGCCGCATGTCGATCTGGCGTTACTGACGGTGGATGACGAGCAGGCGCTGTTTGGTTTTGCCGATTGCGATGCGGTGTTCGACGCTTACGCGCAGATCGGCACGCCGGAAGTGGTGCTCAAGCGCGGCGCCGAGGCATGCCTGATTCGATGTGACGGTGACACGTTTGAAGTGCCGGCGCAGAAGGTCGAGAAGGTAGTGGACACGACGGCGGCGGGGGATTCGTTCAGTGCGGCGTATCTGGCCAGTCGTTTGCTCGGTGGCAGTCCGGTTGAAGCTGCCGAGGCCGGCCACCGATTGGCAAGCCAAGTGATCCAGGTGCCCGGAGCTCTGATCCCCAAAACCTGA
- a CDS encoding amino acid deaminase, translating to MTTAINTAVEKGDAAIGAHLVRDVSLPALVLHREALEHNIRWMQKFVSDSGAELAPHGKTSMTPALFKRQLDAGAWGITLASATQTRAAYAHGVRRVLMANQLVGTPNMALIADLLADPSFDFHCMVDHPDNVADLGAYFASRGMKLNVMIEYGVVGGRCGCRSESQVIELAKAINAQPALVLTGIEGYEGVIHGDHAVSGIRAFAASLVRLAVQLQDSGAFAIPKPIITASGSAWYDLIAESFEAQNAGGRFLSVLRPGSYVAHDHGIYKEAQCCVLDRRSDLHEGLRPALEVWAHVQSMPEPGFAVIALGKRDVAFDAGLPVPLLRYKAGVLPAEGDDVGACKVTAVMDQHAFMTVAPGVELRVGDIVSFGTSHPCLTFDKWRVGLLVDEQLAVIESMETCF from the coding sequence ATGACGACTGCCATCAATACTGCTGTGGAAAAGGGCGATGCCGCTATCGGTGCGCACCTGGTGCGTGACGTCAGCCTGCCGGCACTGGTGCTGCACCGCGAAGCGCTGGAGCACAACATTCGCTGGATGCAGAAGTTTGTCAGCGACAGCGGCGCCGAACTCGCGCCCCACGGCAAGACCAGCATGACCCCGGCACTGTTCAAGCGTCAGCTCGACGCGGGCGCCTGGGGCATCACCCTCGCCAGTGCTACCCAGACCCGCGCGGCCTACGCCCACGGTGTGCGTCGGGTGCTGATGGCCAACCAATTGGTCGGCACGCCGAACATGGCGCTGATTGCCGATCTGCTGGCCGATCCGTCGTTCGATTTCCATTGCATGGTCGATCATCCGGACAATGTCGCCGATCTCGGCGCTTACTTCGCTTCGCGCGGGATGAAGCTCAACGTGATGATCGAGTACGGCGTGGTCGGTGGGCGTTGCGGTTGCCGCAGCGAGTCGCAAGTCATTGAGCTGGCCAAAGCGATCAATGCGCAACCGGCGTTGGTTCTGACCGGTATCGAAGGTTACGAAGGCGTGATTCACGGTGATCACGCGGTCAGCGGCATTCGCGCGTTCGCCGCGTCGCTGGTGCGTCTGGCGGTGCAATTGCAGGACAGCGGCGCGTTTGCTATTCCCAAGCCGATCATCACCGCTTCGGGGTCAGCGTGGTACGACCTGATTGCCGAATCGTTCGAAGCGCAGAACGCTGGCGGCCGCTTCCTTAGCGTGTTGCGTCCGGGCAGCTACGTGGCGCACGACCATGGCATCTACAAAGAGGCGCAGTGCTGCGTGCTGGATCGTCGTAGCGATTTGCATGAGGGGCTGCGGCCGGCGCTGGAAGTCTGGGCGCACGTACAGTCGATGCCGGAGCCGGGGTTCGCGGTGATTGCCCTGGGCAAGCGTGATGTGGCGTTCGATGCCGGGCTGCCGGTGCCGCTGCTTCGTTACAAGGCTGGGGTGTTGCCGGCGGAGGGCGATGATGTCGGTGCATGCAAGGTGACCGCGGTGATGGACCAGCACGCGTTCATGACCGTGGCGCCGGGCGTTGAACTGCGCGTCGGCGACATCGTTTCGTTTGGCACTTCGCACCCGTGCCTGACCTTTGACAAGTGGCGTGTGGGGTTGCTGGTGGATGAGCAGTTGGCGGTGATCGAAAGCATGGAAACCTGTTTCTAA
- a CDS encoding IclR family transcriptional regulator, producing MTEDTIKRRARGLDRAFDILDFLKEIGQPLRPNDIANGIGSPKSTVYELVASLLERRILEPVGKDGHVYLGRQLYFLGQAHLRHFDLSREADHALQEIVSQTRETAQMCLLNGRKYTVALMKEGERHFRISSDIGENAPIPWTASGRLLLAHLSDQQIIDLIDEDDYILPDGERLPLERFLAEIRQAGIDGFFSFDSVADTFTHCFAAPVKDPSGVAICTLCIVAPRADAKNNYNDYRRVLIESANSLARRINE from the coding sequence ATGACCGAAGACACCATCAAACGCAGGGCACGCGGTCTGGACCGGGCGTTCGATATCCTCGATTTCCTCAAGGAAATCGGCCAGCCGCTGCGTCCGAACGACATCGCCAACGGCATCGGCAGCCCGAAATCGACTGTCTACGAACTGGTCGCCTCCTTGCTGGAGCGTCGAATCCTCGAGCCGGTGGGCAAGGACGGTCACGTCTATCTCGGCCGGCAGCTGTACTTTCTCGGTCAGGCGCATTTGCGCCATTTCGACCTCAGCCGCGAAGCCGATCACGCCTTGCAGGAGATCGTCAGCCAAACCCGCGAGACCGCGCAGATGTGCCTGCTCAACGGGCGCAAATACACCGTGGCGCTGATGAAGGAGGGCGAGCGGCATTTCCGCATTTCCTCTGATATCGGCGAGAACGCGCCGATCCCATGGACCGCGTCCGGGCGCTTGCTGCTCGCGCACCTGAGCGATCAGCAAATCATCGACCTGATCGACGAAGACGACTACATCCTGCCCGACGGCGAACGCCTGCCGCTGGAGCGGTTTCTGGCGGAGATCCGTCAGGCTGGTATCGATGGGTTTTTCTCTTTCGACAGTGTTGCCGACACCTTCACCCATTGCTTCGCGGCACCGGTCAAAGACCCTTCCGGCGTTGCAATCTGCACCCTGTGCATCGTCGCCCCACGGGCGGACGCGAAGAACAATTACAACGACTATCGCCGGGTTCTGATCGAGAGCGCCAACAGTCTCGCCCGGCGAATCAACGAATAA
- a CDS encoding RidA family protein, translating to MSITRYGTGSTAAGGQPRPFARAVEADGWLHVSGQVPAVDGEIIVGGIVEQTHQTMKNLIAILEEAGYGLEDVVRAGVWLDDPRDFSSFNKVFGEYFKPEHAPARACVQASMMVDCKVEIDCIAYKKKS from the coding sequence ATGAGCATTACGCGTTACGGTACCGGCAGCACCGCCGCTGGCGGCCAGCCTCGTCCATTCGCCCGCGCCGTTGAAGCGGATGGCTGGCTGCACGTGTCCGGCCAGGTGCCGGCGGTGGATGGCGAGATCATTGTTGGCGGCATCGTCGAGCAGACGCACCAGACCATGAAGAACCTGATCGCGATTCTCGAAGAGGCCGGTTATGGCCTGGAAGATGTGGTGCGCGCCGGCGTGTGGCTGGACGATCCGCGGGATTTCAGCAGTTTCAACAAAGTCTTCGGCGAGTACTTCAAACCGGAACACGCCCCGGCGCGGGCGTGTGTGCAAGCGAGCATGATGGTGGATTGCAAGGTTGAGATTGATTGCATTGCGTACAAGAAGAAGTCCTGA
- a CDS encoding amino acid ABC transporter ATP-binding protein: MTEAQVSNVQNGQPLLDIRGLHKQYGTVEVLKGVDLSMQRGNVVTLIGSSGSGKTTLLRCVNMLEEFQGGQILLEGESIGYDEVNGKRVRHGEKVIARHRAMTGMAFQQFNLFPHLTALQNVTLGLLKVKKMHKDEAVVLAEKWLERVGLLERRNHFPGQLSGGQQQRVAIARAIAMNPSLMLFDEVTSALDPELVGEVLNVIKGLAEDGMTMLLVTHEMRFAFEVSDKIVFMNQGRIEEQGPPKELFERPQSPRLAEFLKSTRF, from the coding sequence ATGACTGAAGCTCAAGTTTCCAACGTTCAAAACGGCCAGCCACTGCTGGACATCCGTGGTCTGCACAAACAGTACGGCACGGTCGAAGTGCTCAAGGGTGTCGACCTGAGCATGCAGCGTGGCAACGTCGTCACGCTGATCGGTTCCAGCGGTTCCGGCAAGACCACGCTGCTGCGCTGCGTGAACATGCTCGAAGAGTTCCAGGGTGGGCAGATTCTGCTTGAGGGCGAATCGATCGGCTACGACGAGGTCAACGGCAAGCGCGTGCGCCATGGCGAAAAAGTCATCGCACGGCATCGCGCCATGACCGGCATGGCGTTCCAGCAATTCAACCTGTTCCCGCATCTGACGGCCTTGCAGAACGTCACCCTGGGCTTGCTCAAGGTGAAAAAGATGCACAAGGACGAAGCCGTGGTGCTGGCCGAGAAATGGCTGGAGCGGGTCGGCCTGCTGGAACGGCGCAATCACTTTCCCGGTCAGTTGTCCGGCGGCCAGCAACAGCGTGTGGCGATTGCCCGGGCGATTGCGATGAACCCGAGTCTGATGCTGTTCGACGAAGTCACTTCAGCCCTCGACCCGGAGTTGGTCGGCGAAGTGCTCAACGTGATCAAGGGGCTGGCCGAAGACGGCATGACCATGTTGCTGGTGACCCACGAGATGCGTTTCGCCTTCGAGGTCTCGGACAAGATCGTTTTCATGAATCAGGGGCGAATCGAAGAGCAGGGACCTCCCAAGGAGCTGTTCGAACGCCCGCAATCGCCGCGTCTGGCTGAGTTTCTGAAAAGTACGCGGTTCTGA
- a CDS encoding amino acid ABC transporter permease, giving the protein MYESPSWLHELWVAREPLWQGFLTSVQASALAILFGTILGVFAGLVLTYGKFWMRAPFRFYVDIIRGTPVFVLVLACFYMAPALGWQISAFQAGALGLTLFCGSHVAEIVRGALQALPRGQMEASKAIGLTFYQSLGYVLLPQALRQILPTWVNSSTEIVKASTLLSVIGVAELLLSTQQIIARNFMTLEFYLFAGFLFFVINFGIELLGRHIEKRVALP; this is encoded by the coding sequence ATGTACGAATCTCCCAGTTGGTTGCATGAATTATGGGTGGCGCGCGAGCCGCTCTGGCAAGGCTTTCTGACCAGTGTGCAGGCCTCGGCGCTGGCGATTCTGTTTGGCACGATTCTCGGTGTGTTTGCCGGCCTGGTGCTGACCTACGGCAAGTTCTGGATGCGCGCACCGTTTCGCTTTTACGTCGACATTATTCGCGGCACTCCGGTGTTCGTGCTGGTGCTGGCCTGCTTCTACATGGCGCCGGCGCTCGGCTGGCAGATCAGCGCGTTTCAGGCCGGCGCGTTGGGGCTGACGCTGTTCTGCGGCTCTCACGTCGCCGAGATCGTGCGCGGTGCGTTGCAAGCGTTGCCCCGTGGGCAGATGGAAGCCAGCAAGGCCATCGGCCTGACTTTTTACCAATCCCTCGGCTATGTGCTGTTGCCCCAGGCACTGCGGCAGATCCTGCCGACCTGGGTCAACTCGTCCACCGAAATCGTCAAGGCATCGACCTTGCTTTCGGTGATCGGCGTCGCCGAATTGCTGCTCAGTACCCAACAGATCATCGCCCGGAACTTCATGACCCTGGAGTTTTACCTGTTCGCCGGTTTTCTGTTCTTCGTCATCAACTTCGGCATCGAATTACTCGGCCGGCACATTGAAAAGCGGGTGGCCTTGCCATGA
- a CDS encoding amino acid ABC transporter permease, giving the protein MNYQLNFAAVWRDFDTLLAGLGLGLELALVSIAIGCVIGLLMAFALLSKHRALRVLASVYVTVVRNTPILVLILLIYFALPSLGIRLDKIPSFIITLSLYAGAYLTEVFRGGLLSIPKGLREAGLAIGLGEWQVKAYVTVPVMLRNVLPALSNNFISLFKDTSLAAAIAVPELTYYARKINVESYRVIETWLVTTALYVAACYLIAMLLRYLEQRLAIRR; this is encoded by the coding sequence ATGAACTATCAGTTGAACTTTGCCGCCGTGTGGCGCGATTTCGACACCTTGCTGGCGGGGCTCGGTCTGGGCCTTGAACTGGCGCTGGTGTCGATCGCCATCGGTTGCGTGATCGGCCTGCTGATGGCGTTTGCCTTGCTGTCAAAGCATCGCGCCTTGCGGGTGCTGGCTTCGGTGTACGTCACGGTGGTCCGTAACACGCCGATTCTGGTGTTGATTCTGTTGATCTACTTTGCACTGCCGAGCCTGGGCATCCGGCTGGACAAGATCCCGTCGTTCATCATCACTCTGTCGCTGTATGCCGGGGCGTACCTGACCGAAGTGTTCCGAGGTGGTTTGCTCAGCATCCCCAAAGGCCTGCGCGAAGCCGGGCTGGCGATCGGCCTCGGCGAATGGCAGGTCAAGGCTTACGTCACCGTGCCGGTGATGCTGCGCAACGTCTTGCCGGCGCTGTCGAACAACTTCATTTCGCTGTTCAAGGACACCTCGCTGGCCGCTGCGATTGCGGTGCCGGAGCTGACCTATTACGCGCGCAAGATCAACGTCGAGAGCTACCGGGTGATCGAAACCTGGCTGGTGACCACGGCGTTGTATGTCGCGGCCTGTTACCTCATTGCCATGCTGCTGCGTTACCTCGAGCAGCGTCTGGCGATCCGCCGATAG
- a CDS encoding transporter substrate-binding domain-containing protein — protein MHRRPSLFKACVFVLAASSAAMGMAQAADSKLDSVLARGKLIVGTGSTNAPWHFQGADGKLQGFDIDIARMVAKGLFNDPGKVEFVVQSSDARIPNLLTDKVDMSCQFITVTASRAQQVAFTLPYYREGVGLLLPNNSKYKEIEDLQAAGDSVTVAVLQNVYAEELVHQALPKAKVDQYDSVDLMYQAVNSGRADAAATDQSSVKYLMVQNPGRYRSPAYAWSPQTYACAVKRGDQDWLNFVNTALHEAMTGVEFPTYAASFKQWFGVDLPSPAIGFPVEFK, from the coding sequence ATGCATCGCCGACCTTCTTTGTTCAAAGCGTGTGTTTTTGTTCTTGCGGCTTCGTCCGCTGCCATGGGTATGGCCCAGGCAGCCGACAGCAAGCTCGACAGTGTTCTGGCCCGTGGGAAACTGATTGTGGGCACCGGCAGCACCAATGCGCCGTGGCACTTTCAAGGCGCGGACGGCAAGTTGCAGGGGTTTGATATCGACATCGCCAGGATGGTGGCCAAAGGTCTGTTCAACGATCCGGGCAAAGTCGAGTTCGTCGTACAGTCGTCCGATGCACGGATTCCCAATCTGCTCACCGACAAAGTCGACATGAGCTGTCAGTTCATCACTGTGACCGCCAGCCGCGCCCAGCAAGTCGCGTTCACCCTGCCGTATTACCGCGAAGGCGTCGGCCTGTTGCTGCCGAACAACAGCAAGTACAAGGAAATCGAAGACCTGCAGGCTGCCGGTGACAGCGTCACCGTGGCCGTACTGCAAAACGTCTATGCCGAAGAGCTGGTGCATCAGGCGCTTCCAAAGGCCAAGGTCGATCAGTACGACAGCGTCGATCTGATGTATCAGGCGGTGAACTCCGGCCGCGCCGATGCAGCCGCCACCGACCAGTCCTCGGTCAAATACCTGATGGTGCAGAACCCTGGCCGCTACCGCAGCCCGGCATACGCCTGGAGCCCACAGACCTACGCCTGCGCGGTTAAACGCGGCGATCAGGACTGGTTGAACTTCGTCAACACCGCGCTGCATGAAGCCATGACCGGCGTTGAATTCCCGACTTACGCGGCGTCGTTCAAGCAATGGTTTGGTGTGGATCTGCCGTCCCCAGCCATCGGTTTCCCTGTCGAATTCAAATGA
- a CDS encoding co-chaperone YbbN, translated as MRPATQRPDLPDTYRKALNTWRPVILYFANEHCPACESAGPVFRQIAEPYRHRANIYMLNTSESPRHPQVTGTPTVLFYKNGRLVKKLKGIGTEETLAADFARHIGRTRAPLVQAKQRHDLPWLRRTLSGLCTITRAHRRVI; from the coding sequence ATGCGCCCTGCAACGCAGCGTCCAGACCTGCCCGACACCTACCGCAAAGCCCTGAATACCTGGCGCCCGGTAATCCTGTATTTCGCCAACGAACACTGCCCTGCTTGCGAATCGGCCGGACCGGTGTTTCGTCAGATTGCCGAGCCATATCGGCACCGGGCGAACATCTACATGCTCAACACCAGTGAGTCGCCGCGCCATCCGCAGGTCACGGGCACGCCGACGGTACTGTTCTACAAGAACGGCAGGCTGGTGAAAAAGCTCAAGGGGATTGGCACTGAAGAAACGCTGGCGGCGGATTTCGCCCGGCACATTGGCAGGACCAGGGCACCGTTGGTGCAGGCAAAGCAGCGACATGACCTGCCATGGTTGCGCCGCACGCTGAGCGGGCTATGCACGATCACGCGTGCGCATCGTCGGGTGATTTGA